The following proteins are encoded in a genomic region of Musa acuminata AAA Group cultivar baxijiao chromosome BXJ2-11, Cavendish_Baxijiao_AAA, whole genome shotgun sequence:
- the LOC103972067 gene encoding dof zinc finger protein 1 isoform X2: MYKLFANMLCSASDLSPLWRSGVVGLQEIGLAVEPSSAFTATTTTANSTCTTARPQVTERRARQQKEQALSCPRRYWTEGGSLRNVPVGGGSRKNKRSTTAASAMASHSEKLPTDLIPPPISLAATQRFHQGQDLNLAFPDPEPIGFSNPSDAVGALSALELLRTGMTARDFKPYLPLMQLPEYSTAFELQEVGPPALNFPMMGFPFEDVKPGAHTTSTADEFEKSREQGGDPPGFWNSMIGGEGSW; the protein is encoded by the exons ATGTACAAGTTGTTCGCTAATATGCTCTGCTCTGCATCTGATCTTTCGCCCCTATGGCGATCCGGTGTTGTTGGTCTTCAGGAGATAGGGCTGGCGGTGGAGCCCTCCTCCGCCtttaccgccaccaccaccaccgctaaTAGTACTTGCACTACAGCCAGGCCGCAGGTGACGGAGAGAAGGGCCAGGCAGCAGAAGGAGCAGGCCCTCAGCTGCCCCAG GAGGTACTGGACCGAGGGCGGGTCCCTCAGAAATGTCCCCGTCGGTGGTGGCTCGAGAAAGAACAAGAGATCCACCACTGCGGCATCGGCAATGGCGTCACATTCTGAGAAGCTACCGACTGACCTCATCCCCCCTCCCATCTCCCTCGCTGCCACTCAGAGGTTCCACCAGGGACAAGACCTCAACCTGGCCTTCCCCGACCCTGAACCCATCGGCTTCTCCAACCCAAGTGATGCTGTTGGTGCTCTCTCTGCGTTGGAGTTACTGAGAACTGGGATGACTGCCAGAGATTTCAAGCCTTACCTGCCATTAATGCAACTGCCGGAATACTCGACTGCGTTTGAATTGCAAGAAGTCGGGCCTCCTGCACTCAACTTCCCGATGATGGGTTTTCCTTTTGAAGACGTGAAACCAGGAGCCCATACTACAAGCACAGCTGATGAGTTCGAGAAGAGCAGGGAACAAGGTGGGGATCCTCCTGGTTTTTGGAACAGTATGATAGGCGGAGAAGGCTCATGGtag
- the LOC135626754 gene encoding protein mago nashi homolog: MAASGGSGSDQDEFYLRYYVGHKGKFGHEFLEFEFRPDGKLRYANNSNYKNDTMIRKEVFVSPAVLRECRRIIADSEIMKEDDNNWPPPDRVGRQELEIVMNNEHISFTTSKIGSLVDVQGSQDPEGLRVFYYLVQDLKCFVFSLISLHFKIKPIQS, from the exons ATGGCGGCGTCTGGGGGTTCCGGCAGCGATCAGGACGAGTTCTACCTGCGGTACTACGTAGGTCACAAGGGCAAGTTCGGGCACGAGTTCCTGGAATTCGAGTTCCGCCCTGACGGCAAGCTCCGCTACGCCAATAACTCCAACTACAAAAACGACACCATGATCCGCAAGGAGGTCTTTGTCTCCCCCGCCGTCCTCCGCGAGTGCCGCCGCATCATCGCCGACAGCGAG atcatgaaggaggacgaCAATAACTGGCCACCGCCCGACCGGGTCGGCAGACAGGAGCTGGAGATTGTTATGAACAACGAGCACATCTCCTTCACCACCTCCAAGATCGGGTCCCTCGTCGACGTCCAGGGCAGTCAGGATCCTGAAGGGCTTCGCGTCTTCTATTACCTCGTCCAG GATCTCAAGTGCTTTGTTTTTTCTCTAATTTCTCTGCACTTCAAAATCAAACCCATTCAGTCCTAA
- the LOC135626753 gene encoding short-chain dehydrogenase TIC 32 B, chloroplastic-like isoform X1 — protein MLETVRYLIGSVGDSGFGSKSTGEEVTAAAPDLRSITAIITGATSGIGTETARVLAMRGARLVLPTRSLKTADEVKARIVAEIPDAEVILLPLDLSSLSSVRCFVSLFLALHLPLNLLINNAGRMVYEHAVSEDGVEMTFATNYLGHFLLTKLLLNKMAETARETGIQGRIVNVSSHVHSWFSGDCLSYLDRITRKQIPYDATQAYALSKLANILHTKELAERLKQMDANVTANCVHPGVVRTRLNRDREGFVTDLAFFLVTKLVKTMPQAAATACYVATHPRLVGISGRYFADCNEALPSPLASRPHEAAQLWRASESMTATDLDRTASGLEPQLASDRPDDEK, from the exons ATGCTCGAGACGGTGAGGTACCTGATCGGTTCCGTCGGGGACAGCGGTTTCGGCTCCAAATCGACCGGCGAGGAGGTCACCGCCGCGGCCCCTGACCTGCGCTCCATCACCGCCATCATCACCG GAGCGACATCGGGGATCGGGACGGAGACGGCGCGGGTGCTGGCGATGCGGGGGGCGAGGCTGGTGCTGCCGACGCGGAGCCTGAAGACGGCGGACGAAGTGAAGGCCCGGATCGTGGCGGAGATCCCCGACGCCGAGGTCATCTTGCTTCCCCTCGACCTCAGTTCCCTCTCCTCCGTCCGATGCTTCGTCTCTCTCTTCCTCGCCCTCCATCTCCCCCTCAACCTACTCAT AAACAACGCCGGCAGGATGGTCTACGAGCACGCCGTCTCCGAGGACGGCGTCGAGATGACCTTCGCCACCAACTACTTAG GTCACTTCTTGCTTACCAAGCTGCTCTTGAATAAGATGGCGGAAACGGCGAGGGAGACGGGCATCCAGGGCCGCATCGTCAACGTCTCCTCCCACGTCCACAGTTGGTTCTCCGGCGACTGCCTCTCTTATCTCGACCGGATAACCCGCAAGCAGAT ACCGTACGATGCGACGCAAGCCTACGCACTGTCGAAGCTGGCAAACATCCTCCACACAAAAGAGTTGGCTGAGAGACTCAAG CAAATGGACGCCAATGTGACGGCCAACTGCGTCCACCCGGGGGTGGTCCGCACCCGACTCAACCGCGACCGCGAAGGCTTCGTCACAG ATCTGGCTTTCTTCCTGGTCACCAAACTGGTCAAAACCATGCCCCAG GCGGCCGCGACGGCGTGCTACGTGGCGACACACCCGCGGCTGGTCGGCATCTCGGGGAGGTACTTCGCCGACTGCAACGAGGCCTTGCCGTCGCCGTTAGCTTCCAGGCCGCACGAGGCGGCGCAGCTGTGGCGCGCCTCCGAGTCTATGACGGCTACCGATCTAGACCGGACCGCGTCCGGGCTCGAACCCCAGCTCGCATCGGACCGGCCGGACGACGAGAAGTGA
- the LOC103972618 gene encoding pentatricopeptide repeat-containing protein At3g53170 isoform X2, which produces MTPYPTTGGSRLSRSSIFGLLRRQHWYQPKPQTYAKLLTMLGKCRQPDHATSLFRVMLSEGLKPTLDVYTSLVGAYGHSGLLDEAIHTMDEMKTISDCRPDAYTYTILINCCCKLRRFDLVPSLLAEMSYLGIESNTVTHNTIIDGYGKVGMLEEMEDHLSNMLESGKCLPDIFTMNSFIWAYGSVGRVEEMERWYDEFQHMGVEPDLQTFNILIKSYGKAGMYGKMVLVMNYMKKRFFSPDAVTFNIIIECFGRAGNIEKMEYFFRLMKIQGVKPNSVTYCSLVSGYSKANLLEKVPSIIRQTENTDVVLDTPFFNCVISAYGQAREVKIMEEMFTHMKEKNCTPDTITFATMILAYNAIGMYEAAKELENKMHLTERRFLAPTNSKKHHEASYVDEDIGPSCEDSDAI; this is translated from the exons ATGACTCCATATCCAACAACCGGTGGGAGTCGGCTCTCAAGGTCCTCA ATCTTTGGATTGCTTCGTAGGCAACACTGGTATCAGCCGAAACCTCAAACCTATGCGAAGCTATTGACTATGCTGGGAAAGTGTAGACAGCCAGATCATGCGACTTCACTTTTCAGAGTTATGCTCTCTGAAGGGCTCAAACCGACTTTAGATGTTTACACTTCACTGGTAGGTGCATATGGCCACAGTGGTCTCCTAGATGAGGCAATTCATACGATGGATGAGATGAAAACCATTTCCGATTGCAGACCAGATGCATATACTTATACGATTCTTATCAACTGTTGCTGCAAACTTCGGCGCTTTGATTTGGTCCCTTCACTGCTTGCTGAAATGTCTTATCTGGGGATCGAGTCCAACACTGTTACTCATAACACAATTATAGATGGATATGGGAAAGTTGGAATGCTTGAAGAAATGGAGGATCATTTGTCAAATATGCTTGAGAGTGGGAAATGCTTGCCTGACATATTTACAATGAATTCTTTTATTTGGGCTTATGGTAGTGTTGGTAGAGTAGAAGAAATGGAAAGATGGTATGATGAGTTTCAGCACATGGGTGTCGAGCCTGATTTGCAGACATTTAATATTCTGATCAAGTCATATGGTAAAGCAGGCATGTATGGGAAAATGGTGTtggttatgaattatatgaaaaaaCGCTTCTTTTCTCCCGATGCAGTCACTTTCAACATAATAATAGAATGTTTTGGGAGAGCAGGCAACATTGAGAAGATGGAATACTTTTTCcgtttgatgaaaattcaaggggTCAAGCCTAATTCTGTCACTTATTGCTCACTAGTTAGCGGATACAGTAAAGCTAATCTTCTGGAGAAGGTTCCTTCAATTATCAGGCAAACAGAAAACACTGATGTTGTTTTGGACACACCTTTTTTCAACTGTGTTATTAGTGCATATGGACAAGCTCGAGAGGTGAAAATAATGGAAGAAATGTTCACACATATGAAGGAAAAGAACTGCACACCTGATACCATCACATTTGCAACAATGATTCTAGCATACAATGCTATAGGCATGTATGAAGCTGCCAAAGAGTTGGAGAACAAAATGCATCTCACTGAAAGAAGATTTCTG GCACCAACTAATAGTAAGAAGCATCATGAAGCTTCTTATGTAGATGAAGACATTGGTCCATCTTGTGAGGACTCGGATGCCATTTAA
- the LOC135626753 gene encoding short-chain dehydrogenase TIC 32 A, chloroplastic-like isoform X2: MLETVRYLIGSVGDSGFGSKSTGEEVTAAAPDLRSITAIITGATSGIGTETARVLAMRGARLVLPTRSLKTADEVKARIVAEIPDAEVILLPLDLSSLSSVRCFVSLFLALHLPLNLLINNAGRMVYEHAVSEDGVEMTFATNYLGHFLLTKLLLNKMAETARETGIQGRIVNVSSHVHSWFSGDCLSYLDRITRKQIPYDATQAYALSKLANILHTKELAERLKQMDANVTANCVHPGVVRTRLNRDREGFVTGGRDGVLRGDTPAAGRHLGEVLRRLQRGLAVAVSFQAARGGAAVARLRVYDGYRSRPDRVRARTPARIGPAGRREVTMGNLFSYVT, from the exons ATGCTCGAGACGGTGAGGTACCTGATCGGTTCCGTCGGGGACAGCGGTTTCGGCTCCAAATCGACCGGCGAGGAGGTCACCGCCGCGGCCCCTGACCTGCGCTCCATCACCGCCATCATCACCG GAGCGACATCGGGGATCGGGACGGAGACGGCGCGGGTGCTGGCGATGCGGGGGGCGAGGCTGGTGCTGCCGACGCGGAGCCTGAAGACGGCGGACGAAGTGAAGGCCCGGATCGTGGCGGAGATCCCCGACGCCGAGGTCATCTTGCTTCCCCTCGACCTCAGTTCCCTCTCCTCCGTCCGATGCTTCGTCTCTCTCTTCCTCGCCCTCCATCTCCCCCTCAACCTACTCAT AAACAACGCCGGCAGGATGGTCTACGAGCACGCCGTCTCCGAGGACGGCGTCGAGATGACCTTCGCCACCAACTACTTAG GTCACTTCTTGCTTACCAAGCTGCTCTTGAATAAGATGGCGGAAACGGCGAGGGAGACGGGCATCCAGGGCCGCATCGTCAACGTCTCCTCCCACGTCCACAGTTGGTTCTCCGGCGACTGCCTCTCTTATCTCGACCGGATAACCCGCAAGCAGAT ACCGTACGATGCGACGCAAGCCTACGCACTGTCGAAGCTGGCAAACATCCTCCACACAAAAGAGTTGGCTGAGAGACTCAAG CAAATGGACGCCAATGTGACGGCCAACTGCGTCCACCCGGGGGTGGTCCGCACCCGACTCAACCGCGACCGCGAAGGCTTCGTCACAG GCGGCCGCGACGGCGTGCTACGTGGCGACACACCCGCGGCTGGTCGGCATCTCGGGGAGGTACTTCGCCGACTGCAACGAGGCCTTGCCGTCGCCGTTAGCTTCCAGGCCGCACGAGGCGGCGCAGCTGTGGCGCGCCTCCGAGTCTATGACGGCTACCGATCTAGACCGGACCGCGTCCGGGCTCGAACCCCAGCTCGCATCGGACCGGCCGGACGACGAGAAGTGACCATGGGAAATTTGTTTTCGTATGTGACTTAA
- the LOC103972618 gene encoding pentatricopeptide repeat-containing protein At3g53170 isoform X1: MDFRLPDSAALRPLPSASLSSSWRLDLFLSPVIPPAKRWRRNCRPPFSVRAARRIAASKGLQKDAKRDLSRILRTEAAVLGVERKAGSAKSTRLWPRAVLEALDDSISNNRWESALKIFGLLRRQHWYQPKPQTYAKLLTMLGKCRQPDHATSLFRVMLSEGLKPTLDVYTSLVGAYGHSGLLDEAIHTMDEMKTISDCRPDAYTYTILINCCCKLRRFDLVPSLLAEMSYLGIESNTVTHNTIIDGYGKVGMLEEMEDHLSNMLESGKCLPDIFTMNSFIWAYGSVGRVEEMERWYDEFQHMGVEPDLQTFNILIKSYGKAGMYGKMVLVMNYMKKRFFSPDAVTFNIIIECFGRAGNIEKMEYFFRLMKIQGVKPNSVTYCSLVSGYSKANLLEKVPSIIRQTENTDVVLDTPFFNCVISAYGQAREVKIMEEMFTHMKEKNCTPDTITFATMILAYNAIGMYEAAKELENKMHLTERRFLAPTNSKKHHEASYVDEDIGPSCEDSDAI; the protein is encoded by the exons ATGGACTTCCGTTTGCCCGATTCCGCTGCCCTCCGGCCACTACCCTCGGCTTCCCTCTCCTCCTCGTGGCGCCTCGACCTTTTCCTGTCTCCTGTTATCCCGCCCGCGAAGAGGTGGAGAAGGAACTGCAGGCCTCCCTTCTCCGTTAGGGCAGCGAGGAGGATCGCCGCCTCTAAGGGTCTCCAGAAGGACGCGAAGCGGGACCTGTCTCGGATCCTCAGGACGGAGGCCGCCGTTCTCGGCGTCGAGCGCAAGGCCGGGTCCGCTAAGTCCACCCGCTTGTGGCCTAGAGCCGTTCTTGAGGCGCTCGATGACTCCATATCCAACAACCGGTGGGAGTCGGCTCTCAAG ATCTTTGGATTGCTTCGTAGGCAACACTGGTATCAGCCGAAACCTCAAACCTATGCGAAGCTATTGACTATGCTGGGAAAGTGTAGACAGCCAGATCATGCGACTTCACTTTTCAGAGTTATGCTCTCTGAAGGGCTCAAACCGACTTTAGATGTTTACACTTCACTGGTAGGTGCATATGGCCACAGTGGTCTCCTAGATGAGGCAATTCATACGATGGATGAGATGAAAACCATTTCCGATTGCAGACCAGATGCATATACTTATACGATTCTTATCAACTGTTGCTGCAAACTTCGGCGCTTTGATTTGGTCCCTTCACTGCTTGCTGAAATGTCTTATCTGGGGATCGAGTCCAACACTGTTACTCATAACACAATTATAGATGGATATGGGAAAGTTGGAATGCTTGAAGAAATGGAGGATCATTTGTCAAATATGCTTGAGAGTGGGAAATGCTTGCCTGACATATTTACAATGAATTCTTTTATTTGGGCTTATGGTAGTGTTGGTAGAGTAGAAGAAATGGAAAGATGGTATGATGAGTTTCAGCACATGGGTGTCGAGCCTGATTTGCAGACATTTAATATTCTGATCAAGTCATATGGTAAAGCAGGCATGTATGGGAAAATGGTGTtggttatgaattatatgaaaaaaCGCTTCTTTTCTCCCGATGCAGTCACTTTCAACATAATAATAGAATGTTTTGGGAGAGCAGGCAACATTGAGAAGATGGAATACTTTTTCcgtttgatgaaaattcaaggggTCAAGCCTAATTCTGTCACTTATTGCTCACTAGTTAGCGGATACAGTAAAGCTAATCTTCTGGAGAAGGTTCCTTCAATTATCAGGCAAACAGAAAACACTGATGTTGTTTTGGACACACCTTTTTTCAACTGTGTTATTAGTGCATATGGACAAGCTCGAGAGGTGAAAATAATGGAAGAAATGTTCACACATATGAAGGAAAAGAACTGCACACCTGATACCATCACATTTGCAACAATGATTCTAGCATACAATGCTATAGGCATGTATGAAGCTGCCAAAGAGTTGGAGAACAAAATGCATCTCACTGAAAGAAGATTTCTG GCACCAACTAATAGTAAGAAGCATCATGAAGCTTCTTATGTAGATGAAGACATTGGTCCATCTTGTGAGGACTCGGATGCCATTTAA
- the LOC135626753 gene encoding short-chain dehydrogenase TIC 32 B, chloroplastic-like isoform X3, whose protein sequence is MLETVRYLIGSVGDSGFGSKSTGEEVTAAAPDLRSITAIITGATSGIGTETARVLAMRGARLVLPTRSLKTADEVKARIVAEIPDAEMAETARETGIQGRIVNVSSHVHSWFSGDCLSYLDRITRKQIPYDATQAYALSKLANILHTKELAERLKQMDANVTANCVHPGVVRTRLNRDREGFVTDLAFFLVTKLVKTMPQAAATACYVATHPRLVGISGRYFADCNEALPSPLASRPHEAAQLWRASESMTATDLDRTASGLEPQLASDRPDDEK, encoded by the exons ATGCTCGAGACGGTGAGGTACCTGATCGGTTCCGTCGGGGACAGCGGTTTCGGCTCCAAATCGACCGGCGAGGAGGTCACCGCCGCGGCCCCTGACCTGCGCTCCATCACCGCCATCATCACCG GAGCGACATCGGGGATCGGGACGGAGACGGCGCGGGTGCTGGCGATGCGGGGGGCGAGGCTGGTGCTGCCGACGCGGAGCCTGAAGACGGCGGACGAAGTGAAGGCCCGGATCGTGGCGGAGATCCCCGACGCCGAG ATGGCGGAAACGGCGAGGGAGACGGGCATCCAGGGCCGCATCGTCAACGTCTCCTCCCACGTCCACAGTTGGTTCTCCGGCGACTGCCTCTCTTATCTCGACCGGATAACCCGCAAGCAGAT ACCGTACGATGCGACGCAAGCCTACGCACTGTCGAAGCTGGCAAACATCCTCCACACAAAAGAGTTGGCTGAGAGACTCAAG CAAATGGACGCCAATGTGACGGCCAACTGCGTCCACCCGGGGGTGGTCCGCACCCGACTCAACCGCGACCGCGAAGGCTTCGTCACAG ATCTGGCTTTCTTCCTGGTCACCAAACTGGTCAAAACCATGCCCCAG GCGGCCGCGACGGCGTGCTACGTGGCGACACACCCGCGGCTGGTCGGCATCTCGGGGAGGTACTTCGCCGACTGCAACGAGGCCTTGCCGTCGCCGTTAGCTTCCAGGCCGCACGAGGCGGCGCAGCTGTGGCGCGCCTCCGAGTCTATGACGGCTACCGATCTAGACCGGACCGCGTCCGGGCTCGAACCCCAGCTCGCATCGGACCGGCCGGACGACGAGAAGTGA
- the LOC103972067 gene encoding dof zinc finger protein 1 isoform X1, giving the protein MDAARWHQEIGLAVEPSSAFTATTTTANSTCTTARPQVTERRARQQKEQALSCPRCNSTNTKFCYYNNYSLTQPRYLCKSCRRYWTEGGSLRNVPVGGGSRKNKRSTTAASAMASHSEKLPTDLIPPPISLAATQRFHQGQDLNLAFPDPEPIGFSNPSDAVGALSALELLRTGMTARDFKPYLPLMQLPEYSTAFELQEVGPPALNFPMMGFPFEDVKPGAHTTSTADEFEKSREQGGDPPGFWNSMIGGEGSW; this is encoded by the exons ATGGATGCTGCTCGGTGGCACCAG GAGATAGGGCTGGCGGTGGAGCCCTCCTCCGCCtttaccgccaccaccaccaccgctaaTAGTACTTGCACTACAGCCAGGCCGCAGGTGACGGAGAGAAGGGCCAGGCAGCAGAAGGAGCAGGCCCTCAGCTGCCCCAGGTGCAActccaccaacaccaagttctgctactacaacaactacagcctCACTCAGCCCAGGTACCTGTGCAAGTCCTGCAGGAGGTACTGGACCGAGGGCGGGTCCCTCAGAAATGTCCCCGTCGGTGGTGGCTCGAGAAAGAACAAGAGATCCACCACTGCGGCATCGGCAATGGCGTCACATTCTGAGAAGCTACCGACTGACCTCATCCCCCCTCCCATCTCCCTCGCTGCCACTCAGAGGTTCCACCAGGGACAAGACCTCAACCTGGCCTTCCCCGACCCTGAACCCATCGGCTTCTCCAACCCAAGTGATGCTGTTGGTGCTCTCTCTGCGTTGGAGTTACTGAGAACTGGGATGACTGCCAGAGATTTCAAGCCTTACCTGCCATTAATGCAACTGCCGGAATACTCGACTGCGTTTGAATTGCAAGAAGTCGGGCCTCCTGCACTCAACTTCCCGATGATGGGTTTTCCTTTTGAAGACGTGAAACCAGGAGCCCATACTACAAGCACAGCTGATGAGTTCGAGAAGAGCAGGGAACAAGGTGGGGATCCTCCTGGTTTTTGGAACAGTATGATAGGCGGAGAAGGCTCATGGtag